The Pochonia chlamydosporia 170 chromosome 1, whole genome shotgun sequence genome window below encodes:
- a CDS encoding telomere length regulation protein (similar to Cordyceps militaris CM01 XP_006667463.1), whose amino-acid sequence MDELFTPVSTRNLRKKIDEQPLLVEARPAATATEVLKPSKVQSADDALAILKSQPDYDSLINVLRFLTEKVVSDFSIHVPSPKSAAIIHALVSEITTNYWTVLREGSSANEPTSSSASVDATRLVKCLRSVAGINAVVGHIKALIQESKLTKGDVKRPDIHLHLGIFLDLLSALLDGNDSIRGIWESSTTDLADATSKKVQSQSFISLITGGRVISVSAEASGIIGREETPSSAQWLADGREYTKWIGQNTASWAKIQPEGIELQACFDAFQRSLSLGYSETLVTTVIDQLLLSQNASPTLFAKVCLHQPQASKKVVYILLEYLSQKFLNRLELDDTKPNDNISAVAGIVNAVAQNDPGRKTHLLNWCCSPSGAGLGDGIGIRRAVIAVLANDKETITSVFEKSLNQFGDQLYIKHTAILQQEAHAQVLLLSAGYVAKLSPIKLTMLLRSGAYLTTISNRIASTNNRARLLGMCVGEALSAIQDNHTKKLDFHTEETATEEGQWLKGLTKVSDAIGPVEPLLSKFSQPPPSKPLSRKAAKPQPKKKQKHKPVVSEPAPKAIIEEIDSSDNSDDDLPTAAKSSDDEDSDDDPTLVQRNKPKPPVYIRDLITFLRDSESYDKQKLGVQTAPVLIRRKANYGTEVSSHAEEIARLLVGIQDKFEIENFEDLRLQSMIALVVAQPKTMAPWFARTFFEGDYSLSQRTSVLVTLGLSARELAGLETSRYKSSSSFPSKQLPEKIHQLYLEPNNPTTEPSSNLKALPPNALDSITHSLTSSFLGPLAAEAADINTGPDALKLQTFSARYKSKSRNKPRIRAIPNTTAAILGTYFFSPLTAHFQFALRSSKPVVLNHSMLALYLQTLSIIVNAAGPSTLSLPQMTSELWDLLLRVRVHVLGDMGALKGWLVAMSVLLEVNEDNMRRICEEQGKEVVETREWVSNVFERTRGDDGGEENDVKMLAAGVLIKLGEAIEKYQALLMGDLIGFN is encoded by the exons ATGGATGAGCTCTTCACACCAGTGAGCACGAGGAACCTGCGCAAGAAGATAGATGAGCAACCGCTCTTGGTGGAAGCTCGACCAGCCGCGACAGCCACAGAGGTTCTGAAACCGTCAAAGGTTCAATCTGCGGATGATGCGTTGGCGATACTGAAGAGCCAACCCGATTACGACTCCCTGATCAATGTCCTTCGGTTTCTCACCGAGAAAGTCGTTTCTGACTTTAGCATTCATGTCCCCAGCCCCAAGAGCGCTGCCATCATTCACGCTTTGGTTTCAGAAATCACAACAAACTACTGGACTGTATTGCGGGAAGGGTCCTCGGCAAACGagccaacttcttcctcggcatcgGTCGATGCGACAAGACTGGTCAAGTGCCTGCGGAGCGTTGCCGGTATCAACGCAGTAGTGGGACACATCAAAGCTCTCATTCAGGAGTCGAAACTCACCAAAGGAGATGTGAAGCGGCCAGATATTCATCTACACCTTGGCATATTCTTGGATCTCTTGTCTGCACTGTTGGATGGGAACGACTCGATCCGAGGAATTTGGGAATCATCAACGACGGATTTAGCAGATGCCACGTCTAAAAAAGTACAGTCGCAAAGTTTTATCTCATTAATTACAGGTGGGCGGGTTATATCTGTTTCTGCTGAGGCATCGGGGATAATTGGACGGGAAGAAACGCCGAGTAGTGCGCAATGGCTTGCCGATGGTCGTGAGTATACCAAGTGGATAGGGCAAAATACCGCATCATGGGCCAAGATTCAACCCGAGGGTATTGAACTACAGGCTTGTTTTGATGCGTTTCAGCGGTCTTTGTCCTTGGGATATTCAG AAACCTTGGTGACTACTGTTATTGACCAGCTTTTACTGTCACAAAACGCATCTCCAACATTGTTCGCCAAGGTCTGTCTTCATCAACCACAGGCATCCAAGAAGGTGGTATATATCTTATTGGAATATCTGTCACAGAAGTTCTTGAACAGACTGGAGTTGGACGACACAAAGCCAAATGACAATATctctgctgttgctggcatAGTCAACGCCGTGGCACAAAACGATCCAGGTCGCAAGACACACCTTTTGAATTGGTGTTGTAGCCCGTCAGGCGCTGGCCTCGGCGATGGGATCGGCATTAGACGAGCTGTAATTGCTGTTTTGGCAAATGACAAGGAGACCATTACGTCGGTGTTTGAAAAGAGTTTGAACCAGTTCGGTGACCAGCTGTACATCAAACACACTGCTATTTTGCAGCAAGAGG CTCACGCCCAGGTATTACTGCTGAGTGCAGGATATGTAGCCAAGCTTTCTCCGATAAAGCTAACCATGCTTCTTCGTTCCGGAGCTTATCTAACAACAATATCTAACCGAATAGCTTCAACTAATAACCGCGCTCGCTTGTTAGGCATGTGTGTCGGAGAAGCGCTATCCGCCATACAGGATAATCACACCAAGAAACTCGATTTCCATACGGAGGAAACGGCAACAGAAGAAGGACAATGGCTCAAGGGCCTAACCAAAGTATCAGACGCCATTGGGCCGGTTGAACCACTCCTTTCAAAGTTCTCACAGCCACCCCCATCGAAGCCTCTCTCCAGAAAAGCCGCAAAACCACAACcgaaaaagaaacaaaaacataAACCCGTCGTCAGCGAACCAGCCCCCAAGGCCATCATTGAAGAAATCGACTCTTCTGACAACTCGGACGACGATCTCCCCactgcagccaagtcttcagATGACGAAGACTCAGACGATGACCCAACCCTAGTTCAGCgcaacaaacccaaaccGCCCGTCTACATCCGCGACCTCATCACCTTCCTCCGCGACTCAGAATCATACGACAAGCAGAAACTCGGAGTGCAAACTGCACCAGTTCTCATTCGCCGAAAAGCCAACTACGGCACGGAAGTCAGTTCCCACGCCGAAGAAATCGCCCGCCTCCTAGTCGGCATCCAGGATAAATTCGAAATCGAAAACTTTGAAGATCTACGACTTCAAAGTATGATTGCCCTCGTAGTTGCGCAGCCCAAAACAATGGCACCATGGTTCGCCCGTACCTTTTTCGAAGGCGATTACTCCCTCTCCCAACGGACCTCCGTCCTCGTCACCCTCGGCCTCTCAGCCAGAGAACTAGCCGGCCTCGAGACCTCGCGATAcaaatcatcctcatccttcCCGTCAAAACAACTCCCCGAAAAGATTCACCAACTGTACCTCGAGCCCAACAACCCCACAACCGAACCCTCGTCAAATCTCAAAGCCCTTCCTCCAAACGCCCTAGACAGCATCACCCACTCCCTGACATCTTCCTTCCTCGGCCCCCTCGCCGCCGAAGCCGCCGACATAAACACCGGCCCCGACGCCCTAAAACTACAAACCTTCTCAGCACGATACAAATCCAAGTCCCGGAACAAACCGCGCATCCGTGCCATTCCCAACACCACTGCCGCCATCCTAGGAACCTACTTCTTCTCCCCGCTCACAGCACACTTCCAATTCGCATTACGGTCCTCCAAGCCCGTCGTTCTGAATCACTCCATGCTAGCGCTGTACCTCCAGACACTGagcatcattgtcaatgcGGCTGGGCCGTCGACACTGTCTCTCCCGCAGATGACGTCTGAGTTGTGGGATCTGCTATTACGCGTGAGAGTCCATGTGCTAGGGGACATGGGCGCGCTTAAAGGATGGCTAGTAGCCATGTCAGTGTTGCTGGAGGTGAACGAAGATAATATGCGGCGGATATGTGAAGAGCAGGGGAAAGAGGTGGTAGAAACACGGGAGTGGGTATCAAATGTTTTTGAGCGGACGAggggcgatgatggcggcgaGGAGAATGATGTCAAGATGCTGGCTGCGGGGGTGTTGATCAAATTGGGTGAAGCTATTGAGAAGTATCAGGCCTTGCTGATGGGGGACCTGATTGGCTTTAATTAG
- a CDS encoding NEDD8 activating enzyme (UbaC) (similar to Neosartorya fischeri NRRL 181 XP_001260832.1), whose translation MSAATQTAPGARVVNEEARWKYLDHIRRTPGPFTDPDATSEEFLAQFEKMKVLVIGAGGLGCEILKNLAMSKFKTIHVIDMDTIDISNLNRQFLFRSSDVGKYKAEVAARFVENRVKGVSITPHNKKIQDFDETFYKQFQLVICGLDSVEARRWINAMLVSIAEEGEDDPDSIKPLIDGGTEGFKGQSRVIFPSITSCIECQLDMHAPRAAVPLCTIASIPRQPEHCIEWAHIIAWEEEKPFPSLDKDDPEHVTWLYEKALARAQEFGIQGVTYSLTQGTIKNIIPAIASTNAIIAASCCNEAFKIATNSAPCLGFENNYMMYSGNDSIYTYTFKHERRDDCPVCGRKARPLEVDPKSTLQELLDSFAVRPEAQLKKPSIRAEGRTLYMQFPPGLEEQTRPNLGKTITELGLIDGQQVVVTDPAFPLEFNYFFRFKKTY comes from the exons ATGAGCGCGGCTACTCAAACCGCGCCAGGCGCTCGGGTCGTAAATGAGGAAGCAAGATG GAAGTATCTCGATCATATTCGACGGACTCCCGGTCCATTTACCGACCCAGACGCAACATCAGAAGAATTCCTAGCCCAATTTGAGAAGATGAAAGTCCT CGTCAT CGGCGCAGGAGGCTTAGGCTGCGAAATCCTCAAAAACCTCGCCATGTCAAAGTTCAAAACAATCCACGTAATCGACATGG acacaatcgACATCTCCAACCTGAACCGGCAATTCCTCTTCCGCAGCTCAGACGTAGGCAAGTACAAAGCCGAAGTAGCCGCGCGGTTTGTGGAAAACCGCGTAAAAGGCGTCAGCATCACACCGCACAACAAGAAGATCCAAGACTTCGACGAGACCTTCTACAAGCAATTCCAGCTCGTCATCTGCGGGCTCGACTCCGTCGAGGCGCGGCGCTGGATCAACGCCATGCTCGTGTCTATCgctgaagaaggcgaagacgacCCGGACAGCATCAAGCCGCTCATCGACGGCGGCACAGAAGGCTTCAAGGGCCAGTCGCGCGTCATCTTCCCGTCCATCACGTCCTGCATCGAGTGCCAGCTGGACATGCATGCGCCCCGGGCCGCCGTACCGCTCTGCACAATCGCCTCTATCCCGCGGCAGCCAGAGCACTGCATCGAGTGGGCGCACATTATTGcgtgggaggaggagaagccgTTTCCGAGCCTGGACAAGGATGACCCCGAGCACGTCACATGGCTGTATGAGAAGGCGCTTGCTCGAGCGCAGGAATTTGGTATCCAGGGTGTAACTTACTCCTTAACCCAGGGTACCATCAAGAACATCATCCCGGCGATAGCGTCGACAAACGCCATCATAGCAGCGTCGTGCTGCAACGAAGCGTTCAAGATTGCAACTAATTCTGCACCCTGTCTTGGCTTCGAGAACAATTACATGATGTACTCTGGCAATGACAGCATCTACACGTACACCTTTAAGCACGAGAGGAGGGATGACTGCCCGGTGTGCGGGAGAAAGGCTCGCCCGTTGGAGGTCGATCCCAAGAGCACGCTGCAGGAGCTATTGGACTCCTTTGCTGTCCGGCCGGAAGCgcagctgaagaagccgtCTATACGGGCGGAGGGGAGGACGTTGTATATGCAGTTCCCGCCGgggttggaggagcagaCGAGACCTAATCTGGGCAAGACTATTACAGAGTTGGGATTAATAGATGGGCAGCAGGTCGTTGTTACTGATCCGGCATTTCCGCTAGAGTTTAACTATTTCTTCAGGTTTAAGAAGACCTACTAG